One window of the Trueperaceae bacterium genome contains the following:
- a CDS encoding V-type ATP synthase subunit D, with product MAEQIAPTRSNLLQRRDQLRLAVRGADLLKRKRDALIGEFFELVKSSLAARRALFASSKEAYFSLFLAKAWDGPQAVESLSLASPQSLEVDIRVENLFGVKVPAVQPPEFSDELPFSPVGAGAQTLNAAAQFRALTEALVKVAATETRLRRIGEEIKKTNRRVNALEQLVIPNIQRQIRDIRSVLDQRALEEVTVLKRIKAKLEAREKEVDAKEEVAGA from the coding sequence GTGGCAGAACAAATCGCCCCGACCAGATCGAACCTGCTGCAACGCCGCGATCAGCTGCGCCTGGCGGTTCGAGGGGCCGACCTGCTCAAGCGTAAGCGAGACGCCCTCATCGGCGAATTCTTCGAGCTGGTGAAGTCGTCGCTGGCCGCTCGCCGGGCGCTCTTCGCCAGCAGCAAGGAGGCGTACTTCAGCCTCTTCCTGGCGAAGGCGTGGGACGGCCCCCAGGCGGTCGAGAGCCTCAGCCTCGCCTCGCCGCAGAGTCTCGAAGTCGACATCCGGGTGGAGAACCTCTTCGGTGTGAAGGTGCCGGCGGTCCAGCCGCCCGAGTTCAGCGATGAACTGCCTTTCTCGCCCGTTGGCGCGGGGGCTCAGACGCTCAACGCCGCCGCCCAGTTCCGGGCGCTCACCGAGGCGCTCGTCAAGGTCGCCGCCACCGAGACTCGTCTCAGGCGGATCGGCGAGGAGATCAAGAAGACCAATCGCCGCGTCAACGCCCTCGAACAGTTGGTGATCCCCAATATCCAGCGCCAGATCCGCGACATACGCAGCGTTCTCGACCAGCGCGCGCTGGAGGAGGTCACGGTCCTCAAGCGGATCAAGGCCAAGCTCGAGGCGCGTGAGAAGGAAGTGGACGCCAAGGAGGAAGTCGCGGGGGCGTAG
- a CDS encoding V-type ATP synthase subunit B, whose protein sequence is MSKNLLTKEYSQVSYVSGPLLFLQNAPDLAYNAIVNIKDASGRIRGGQVIEVSNEYTVLQVFEETSGIDLSSTTVSLVEDVARLGVSKEMIGRRFSGIGAPIDGLPPVVADKRLPIYGAPINPVARQKPEEFIQTGISTIDTMISLVRGQKLPIFSGSGLPANELAAQIARQAKVLGEGAEFAVVFAAMGVTQRELTFFTQEFERTGALARSVLFLNKADDPAVERLLTPRMALTAAEYLAFEHDYHVLVILTDMTNYCEALREIGGAREEIPGRRGYPGYTYTDLASIYERAGVVVGRKGSVTQLPILSMPDDDVTHPIPDLTGYITEGQIYLARDLHNKGIYPPINPGPSLSRLMNNGIGEGKTRKDHKNVSDQLQAAYANGLDLRRLVAITGEDALSENDKLYLQFADEFEKRFINQGSEDRAIEDSLDLAWALLSLLPKSELTRLSTDQIDKYYGAKMDELWGSSSRDRV, encoded by the coding sequence ATGAGCAAGAACCTACTCACCAAGGAGTACAGCCAGGTCTCCTACGTCTCGGGACCTCTGCTTTTCCTCCAGAACGCGCCCGACCTGGCCTACAACGCCATCGTCAACATCAAGGACGCCAGCGGCCGGATCCGTGGCGGTCAGGTCATCGAAGTGTCGAACGAGTACACCGTGCTCCAGGTGTTCGAGGAGACCTCCGGTATCGACCTCTCTAGCACCACGGTGAGCCTCGTGGAGGACGTGGCGCGTCTCGGTGTCTCGAAGGAGATGATCGGCCGGCGCTTCAGCGGTATCGGAGCGCCGATCGATGGTTTGCCGCCGGTGGTCGCCGACAAGCGCCTGCCCATCTACGGGGCGCCCATCAACCCGGTAGCGCGGCAGAAGCCCGAGGAGTTCATCCAGACCGGTATCTCCACCATCGACACCATGATCAGCCTGGTTCGTGGGCAGAAGCTGCCCATCTTCTCGGGCTCGGGCCTGCCGGCCAACGAGCTCGCGGCGCAGATCGCCCGTCAGGCCAAGGTGCTTGGTGAAGGCGCCGAGTTCGCCGTGGTCTTCGCGGCGATGGGCGTCACCCAGCGTGAGCTGACCTTCTTCACCCAGGAGTTCGAACGTACAGGGGCGCTCGCTCGCTCGGTCCTCTTCCTGAACAAGGCCGACGACCCGGCCGTGGAGCGTCTCCTGACCCCCAGGATGGCTCTGACGGCCGCCGAGTACCTCGCCTTCGAGCACGACTACCACGTGCTGGTCATCCTCACCGACATGACCAACTACTGCGAAGCGCTGCGCGAGATCGGCGGCGCTCGCGAGGAGATCCCGGGGCGCCGCGGCTATCCCGGCTACACCTACACCGACCTCGCGTCGATCTACGAGCGGGCCGGCGTCGTGGTTGGCCGCAAGGGATCGGTCACCCAGCTGCCGATCCTCTCGATGCCTGACGATGACGTCACCCACCCGATCCCGGACCTCACCGGCTACATCACCGAGGGGCAGATCTACCTGGCACGCGACCTGCACAACAAGGGCATCTACCCGCCCATCAACCCGGGCCCGTCGCTCTCGCGACTGATGAACAACGGCATCGGGGAAGGGAAGACCCGCAAGGACCACAAGAACGTGTCCGACCAGTTGCAGGCCGCCTACGCGAACGGCCTCGACCTGAGGCGGCTGGTAGCGATCACCGGCGAGGACGCTCTGTCCGAGAACGACAAGCTCTACCTGCAGTTCGCCGACGAGTTCGAGAAGCGCTTCATCAACCAGGGATCCGAGGACCGCGCGATCGAGGACTCGCTCGACCTCGCCTGGGCACTTCTCTCGCTGCTGCCGAAGAGCGAGCTCACCAGGCTGTCGACCGATCAGATCGACAAGTACTACGGCGCCAAGATGGACGAACTCTGGGGATCCTCCAGCAGGGATCGCGTCTAG
- a CDS encoding amino acid ABC transporter substrate-binding protein codes for MRKLFTIVLAALLLAGAAFGQGLLQEVQERGNLVCGVNDQLPGFGSVNAQGEYEGFDVDFCRAIAAAVLGDAQAVEFRPLSAQERFTALQTGEVDVLIRNTTWTSTRDTELGLNFAPTTFYDGQGFMVPRDSGIDTLQDLQGLRIGVQIGTTTELNLADVLGALGIDYTPVTFETADQLVAAYDAGNVDAWTTDKSGLASRLITLQNPEAHKIMDVTISKEPLGPAVRHGDDQWFDIVKWVVFGLFEAEEYGVTSENVDQVAETTQNPNVQRLLGVDPSAVEDLGLEPTAIREAIAQVGNYGEIYARNLGPETPFDIPRGLNAQYYDGGLIFGMPFR; via the coding sequence ATGCGCAAACTATTTACGATCGTTCTGGCTGCCCTGCTCCTCGCAGGCGCCGCCTTCGGACAGGGCCTGCTCCAGGAGGTACAGGAGCGCGGCAACCTCGTCTGCGGCGTCAACGACCAGCTTCCCGGGTTCGGCTCCGTGAACGCACAGGGCGAGTACGAAGGGTTCGACGTCGATTTCTGCCGCGCCATCGCCGCGGCGGTGCTTGGCGACGCCCAGGCGGTCGAGTTCCGGCCCCTCTCGGCGCAGGAGCGTTTCACCGCCTTGCAGACCGGTGAGGTGGATGTCCTCATCCGCAACACCACCTGGACCTCCACGCGTGACACGGAACTGGGCCTGAACTTCGCCCCCACGACCTTCTACGACGGTCAGGGCTTCATGGTGCCCCGCGACTCGGGCATCGATACCCTCCAGGACCTCCAGGGCCTTCGCATCGGTGTGCAGATCGGTACGACCACCGAACTCAACCTCGCCGACGTCCTCGGTGCTCTGGGTATCGACTACACCCCGGTCACCTTCGAGACCGCCGACCAGCTGGTGGCGGCCTACGACGCCGGTAACGTCGACGCCTGGACGACCGACAAGTCGGGCCTCGCATCGCGCCTGATCACGCTGCAGAACCCCGAAGCGCACAAGATCATGGACGTGACCATCTCCAAGGAGCCGCTCGGCCCGGCGGTCCGTCACGGCGACGACCAGTGGTTCGACATAGTCAAGTGGGTCGTATTCGGTCTGTTCGAGGCCGAGGAGTACGGGGTGACCTCGGAGAACGTCGATCAGGTGGCCGAAACCACACAGAACCCGAACGTACAGCGGCTCCTGGGTGTCGACCCCAGCGCGGTCGAGGATCTCGGACTCGAGCCCACGGCGATCCGCGAGGCGATCGCCCAGGTAGGGAACTACGGTGAGATCTACGCTCGCAACCTCGGTCCCGAGACGCCGTTCGACATCCCCCGCGGCCTGAACGCCCAGTACTACGACGGCGGCCTCAT
- a CDS encoding V-type ATP synthase subunit A, which produces MAIEGKIQRISGPAVIAQGMLGARMYDIVRVGEEKLVGEIIRLDGTTAFVQVYEDTGGLTVGEPVVSTGLPLAVELGPGMLNGIFDGIQRPLDKIQEASGTYIERGITVKSLSRETKWKFTPQVAKGDEVASGQVLGTVPEFAFTHKILVPPGKGGKIKKIVAEGEYTVDDVIATLEDGTELKLYHPWPVRQPRPVQKKLDPVTPFLTGMRILDVLFPLTMGGTAAIPGPFGSGKTVTQQSVAKYGNADIVVYVGCGERGNEMTDVLVEFPELEDPQTGNPLMHRTVLIANTSNMPVAAREASIYTGITLAEYFRDQGYRVSVMADSTSRWAEALREISSRLEEMPAEEGYPPYLASRLAAFYERGGRVITQNGEQGAVSIIGAVSPAGGDFSEPVTQSTLRITGCFWALDAALARRRHFPAINWNRSYTLFSDILEPWYRENVAEDYPELVQRAVDLLQRESDLQEVVQLVGPDALQDNERLVIEAGRILRQDFLQQNGFDPVDASCSLSKAYGMLQMMLKFYEESRKALEAGATVDEILANPVVEKINRSRYVPEDEFDAYKGSTMAELEKGFGVAA; this is translated from the coding sequence ATGGCCATCGAAGGCAAGATACAGAGAATCTCCGGGCCTGCCGTAATCGCGCAGGGGATGCTCGGAGCCCGGATGTACGACATCGTCAGGGTCGGCGAGGAGAAGCTCGTCGGGGAGATCATCCGTCTCGACGGCACGACCGCGTTCGTGCAGGTCTACGAGGACACCGGCGGTCTGACCGTAGGCGAGCCGGTCGTCTCGACCGGCCTGCCGCTGGCGGTAGAACTGGGCCCGGGGATGCTCAACGGCATCTTCGACGGGATCCAGCGGCCGCTGGACAAGATCCAGGAGGCGTCGGGCACCTACATCGAGCGCGGCATCACCGTGAAATCGCTGTCGCGCGAGACCAAGTGGAAGTTCACCCCGCAGGTTGCCAAGGGTGACGAGGTGGCTTCGGGGCAGGTGCTGGGCACGGTGCCGGAGTTCGCCTTCACCCACAAGATCCTGGTGCCGCCAGGCAAGGGCGGCAAGATCAAGAAGATCGTCGCCGAGGGCGAGTACACCGTCGACGACGTGATCGCCACCCTGGAGGACGGCACCGAGCTGAAGCTCTACCACCCCTGGCCGGTGCGCCAGCCGCGGCCGGTGCAGAAGAAGCTCGACCCTGTCACGCCGTTCCTCACGGGCATGCGAATCCTCGACGTGCTCTTCCCGCTCACCATGGGTGGTACCGCCGCGATCCCGGGGCCCTTCGGATCGGGCAAGACCGTCACCCAGCAGTCGGTCGCCAAGTACGGCAACGCCGATATCGTCGTCTACGTTGGATGCGGCGAGCGCGGCAACGAGATGACCGACGTGCTGGTCGAGTTCCCCGAACTCGAGGACCCGCAGACGGGCAACCCGCTCATGCACCGCACGGTGCTGATCGCCAACACCTCGAACATGCCGGTCGCCGCACGCGAGGCCTCCATCTACACCGGCATCACCCTCGCCGAATACTTCCGCGACCAGGGTTACCGCGTCTCGGTCATGGCCGACTCGACCAGCCGTTGGGCCGAGGCGTTGCGCGAGATCTCCTCGCGACTCGAGGAGATGCCCGCTGAGGAGGGCTACCCGCCCTACCTGGCCTCGCGTCTCGCGGCCTTCTATGAGCGCGGCGGCCGCGTCATCACCCAGAACGGCGAGCAGGGAGCGGTCTCGATCATCGGCGCGGTTTCGCCCGCCGGCGGCGACTTCTCCGAGCCGGTTACCCAGTCGACCCTGCGGATCACCGGCTGCTTCTGGGCGCTCGATGCGGCGCTCGCCCGCCGCCGTCACTTCCCGGCCATCAACTGGAACCGCTCCTACACGCTCTTCAGCGACATCCTCGAGCCGTGGTACCGGGAGAACGTGGCCGAGGACTATCCGGAACTGGTCCAGCGGGCCGTAGACCTGCTCCAGCGTGAGAGCGACCTCCAGGAGGTCGTGCAGCTGGTCGGTCCCGACGCTCTCCAGGACAACGAGCGCCTCGTCATCGAGGCGGGCCGGATCCTGCGTCAGGACTTCCTGCAGCAGAACGGCTTCGACCCCGTCGACGCCTCCTGCTCGCTCTCGAAGGCGTACGGCATGCTGCAGATGATGCTCAAGTTCTACGAGGAGAGCCGTAAGGCCCTCGAGGCGGGCGCAACCGTCGACGAGATCCTCGCCAACCCGGTCGTCGAGAAGATAAACCGCTCGCGCTACGTGCCCGAGGACGAGTTCGACGCCTACAAGGGCAGCACCATGGCCGAGCTCGAAAAGGGCTTCGGCGTGGCGGCCTAA